One Oryza brachyantha chromosome 3, ObraRS2, whole genome shotgun sequence DNA segment encodes these proteins:
- the LOC102713535 gene encoding protein NODULATION SIGNALING PATHWAY 1 has protein sequence MRWAEQLLNPCAVAVEAGNLSRVQHLFYVLGELESFSGDANHRLAAHGLRALARRLPAIVGAAAAAAVRVPACECAAPTFAGAEPRLFRASLIRFHEVSPWFALPNALANAAIAQASSTCGVAAAAPRPLHVVDLGVSHGVQWPTLLESLTRQPGGRAPPSVRLTVAGPEATSPAPFSASPPGYDFSPHLLRYAKSINLELDIGRAATLDAVQGFCTPGEALVVCLQFRLGHTATEERRDILRKVIELKPELVVLSELDSGGDGSASGEFAARLELLWRFLESTSAAFKGKDVDERRLLENEAGTSLATDVAGEGREGWRERMAAAGFEEASFGAEAVESAKSLLRKYDGGWDMATVVSAAGAGAVALRWKGQPVSFCSLWRPTP, from the coding sequence ATGAGGTGGGCGGAGCAGCTGCTGAACCCGTGCGCGGTGGCCGTCGAGGCCGGCAACCTGTCGCGCGTGCAGCACCTCTTCTACGTGCTCGGCGAGCTCGAGTCCTTCTCCGGCGACGCCAACCACCGTCTGGCCGCGCACGGGCTGCGCGCTCTCGCCCGCAGGCTCCCCGCCATCgtgggcgccgcggccgccgcggccgtgcgGGTGCCGGCCTGCGAGTGCGCGGCGCCGACTTTCGCGGGAGCGGAGCCGCGGCTGTTCCGCGCGTCCCTCATCAGGTTCCACGAGGTGAGCCCGTGGTTCGCGCTCCCCAACGCGCTGGCCAACGCCGCCATCGCGCAGGCCTCCTCGACGTGcggcgtcgccgcggcggcgccccggcCGCTCCATGTCGTCGACCTCGGCGTCTCGCACGGCGTGCAGTGGCCGACGCTCCTGGAGTCGCTCACCCGCCAGCCGggcggccgcgcgccgccgtccgttCGCCTCACCGTCGCGGGCCCCGAGGCCACATCTCCGGCGCCCTTCTCGGCGTCGCCTCCCGGGTACGACTTCTCGCCGCACCTCCTCCGGTACGCCAAGTCAATCAACCTGGAGCTCGACatcggccgcgccgccaccctagACGCCGTGCAGGGCTTCTGCACTCCCGGCGAGGCGCTCGTCGTGTGCCTCCAGTTCCGGCTCGGGCACACCGCCACCGAGGAGAGAAGAGACATCCTCCGCAAGGTCATAGAACTCAAGCCGGAGCTGGTTGTTCTCTCGGAGCTGgactccggcggcgacggcagcgcgtCGGGCGAGTTCGCGGCGAGGCTGGAGCTGCTGTGGCGGTTCCTGGAGTCGACGTCCGCGGCATTCAAGGGGAAGGACGTGGACGAGAGGCGGCTTCTGGAGAACGAGGCCGGCACGAGCCTCGCGAcggacgtcgccggcgaggggagggaggggtggAGGGagcgcatggcggcggcggggttcgAGGAGGCGTCGTTCGGCGCCGAGGCGGTGGAGTCCGCCAAGTCGCTGCTGCGTAAGTACGACGGCGGGTGGGACATGGCCACAGTGgtgtccgccgccggcgccggcgcggtggcgctGCGGTGGAAGGGGCAGCCGGTGTCGTTCTGCTCGCTGTGGCGGCCGACGCCGTAG